CTCATGAACTGGCAGGCATTCGCGAAAGGTGATGACTACCGGGACGGCCTCGATGCCGGCCTCGACCTCGCGATCGAGCACGGTGCGGAAAACTGGCTCGCCGACCTCCGGGATCTGGGGACAGTCACCCAGGACGACCGCGACTGGACCCACGACGACTGGCACCCGCGCGCGTTCGAGTCCTCGCTCCAGAACATGGCGATCGTCCAGCCTGCAAGCGTCGTCAGCAACATGTCCGTCGAGGAGATGGTAACCGAAGTCGGCGAGAACACGACATCACGTATCTTCGATAATCGAGACGACGCACGCGAGTGGCTGCGTAACCAGTAACCAGTAACCAGTAATCCAGGTCTTCGGGGACAAGGGTGTCCGACCACGTACTCACTCCTCACCCATCCTGAT
The DNA window shown above is from Natrialba magadii ATCC 43099 and carries:
- a CDS encoding STAS/SEC14 domain-containing protein, coding for MAYYDRDHLTIEWDNDLETVLMNWQAFAKGDDYRDGLDAGLDLAIEHGAENWLADLRDLGTVTQDDRDWTHDDWHPRAFESSLQNMAIVQPASVVSNMSVEEMVTEVGENTTSRIFDNRDDAREWLRNQ